The genomic window CTGAAAGCTCTTGCATTAAATTGAGTTGCCTCAAAACTTTCAAACGGAATCATATTCTTTTGTAAATATGAATGATACCCTAAAACTCCCAATCCAAGCGCTCTGTGACGCATGGCGAAGTTTCTGGCTCCCTGAAGGTAATAATTTCCTTCCGTTTTGTCAATGAATTCGGATAAAACGGCATCCAGGAAATAGATGGCTAATTTTACTGCATCCGTATCTTTCCATTCATCATACAATTCTAAGTTCATTGATGATAAACAGCAGATGAAAGATTCTTCCATTGATGAAGGAAGCATGATTTCAGAACAAAGGTTACTTGCATTTACAGGAAGTCCTAAATCTTTGTAAACCTGTGGTTTATTTCTGTTAACGTTATCCGTAAAGAAAATATAAGGCAACCCTTTTTGCTGACGGCTTTCCAATACTCTTGCCCAGATCTTACGTTTGTCCATATCGCCATCGATCATATCCTGCATCCAGTAATCAGGAACGCAAATTCCTGTGAATAGGTTCTGGATCGGGCTTCCGATGTCTTTAATGGATAAAAATTCTTCAATATCTCCGTGGTCGATATCAAGATAAGCCGCAAAAGCACCTCTTCTTACACCGCCCTGAGAAACAACGTCCATTGCCGTATCAAACAATTTCATGAAAGAAACAGCTCCTGAAGATTTTCCGTTGTCTGTTACTGCAGTACCTCTGTTACGAAGTTCCCCGAAATATCCTGAAGTTCCTCCTCCGATTTTTGTCTGCATGATCACTTCACCCATTTTGTGGGTAATTCCTTCGATGCTGTCCGGAATGTGAACGTTAAAACAAGAAATAGGAAGACCTCTTTGTGTTCCCATATTTGCCCAAACCGGCGACGAGAAACTGATCCATCCTTTGGTGATCATTTCCTTGAAGGCAGGCTGAAGTTCGGGCTTGTATAATCTTTTTGCGGCTGCAGTGGTAATCCTGTCGATTGCTCCTTCCACAGTTTCCCCCTTTAGCAAATAGCCTCTGTTCAGCATTTGCTCAGACTCTTCATTGAGCCACCATATATTTGTACCTTGTTCTTCCATAGTTGTTTATATTTTCGAATTCCCGAGTGGTTTTAGGACTCAGGAATTTTGTTGCTTTTTAATAATTGTAAATCTGGAAAGATTACATTATACTAGATGCTTCGACAGGCTCAGCATGACAAAACGCTAATACTATCTGTTTCGACGCTCGCTTCG from Chryseobacterium wanjuense includes these protein-coding regions:
- a CDS encoding ribonucleoside-diphosphate reductase subunit alpha, whose protein sequence is MEEQGTNIWWLNEESEQMLNRGYLLKGETVEGAIDRITTAAAKRLYKPELQPAFKEMITKGWISFSSPVWANMGTQRGLPISCFNVHIPDSIEGITHKMGEVIMQTKIGGGTSGYFGELRNRGTAVTDNGKSSGAVSFMKLFDTAMDVVSQGGVRRGAFAAYLDIDHGDIEEFLSIKDIGSPIQNLFTGICVPDYWMQDMIDGDMDKRKIWARVLESRQQKGLPYIFFTDNVNRNKPQVYKDLGLPVNASNLCSEIMLPSSMEESFICCLSSMNLELYDEWKDTDAVKLAIYFLDAVLSEFIDKTEGNYYLQGARNFAMRHRALGLGVLGYHSYLQKNMIPFESFEATQFNARAFRHIKEQAEQASRELANIYGEPELLKGYGLRNTTTMAIAPTTSSSAILGQTSPGIEPFASNYYKAGLAKGNFMRKNKYLARLLEEKGLDNEETWRTIMLNHGSVQHLKELTEEEKAVFKTFKEISPMEIISQAAQRQQYIDQAQSLNLQIPSTMPVKDVNYLYIEAWKKGVKTLYYQRSSSVSKEMMVNFVTCSSCEA